The DNA sequence ACTATAAAAAATCCAACGATACTTTTATAAATTAGTTGTAAATACAACTTTCACTATGGGGGGCTTATTGGATGAGTATTATTGAAATTAAAGATCTTTCAAGAAAATTTGGTGATAAAATAGCCGTGGATAACATCTCCTTTGAAGTGAGTGAAGGGGAGATATTTGGCTTTTTGGGGCCTAATGGTGCAGGAAAAACTACAACAATAAGTATCCTTTGTACCCTTCTTGAACCCACATCAGGATATGCCAAAATATCGGGATACAATGTTGCAAATGACAGAGACAATGTCAGACATTCCATAGGAATTGTATTCCAAGATCCATCTTTAGATGGAGATTTAACAGGTGAAGAAAATCTTAGATTTCATGGTATGGCTTACAATGTTCCCAAGGATACAAGAGAACAGAGAATGATTGATTTACTTGAAATGGTTGATCTTTACGAAAAAAAAGATGAACTTACAAAAAATTATTCCGGAGGAATGAAAAGAAGGCTCGAAATAGCTAGAGGTTTGCTTCACCATCCTAAAGTCCTTTTCCTTGATGAGCCTACTATCGGGCTTGATCCTCAAACTAGAAATAAAATATGGGAACATATTAGGGAATTACAGGAAAAAAAAGGCATAACAATTTTTTTGACCACTCATTATATGGAAGAAGCTGAGAACTGTAATAGAATAGCAATCATTGATCGCGGCAAAATAATCGCCTTGGATACCCCAGACAATTTGAAAAAAAGTCTTAAAGGTGACTTGATAACCCTAAAAACATCTGACAATGAAGGTGCAAAAGAAGCTATTCAAACATGTTTTTCTATTCATCCAGAGATTAAAGACGATACAATTTACCTTTACGCAGAAAATGGGGAAAACTTTGTTCCAAAGTTATTTAGAGCTTTAAGAAATTATGAAATCACGTCGATTAATGTTAGAAAACCCACTCTAAATGACGTTTTTTTGAAATTAACTGGGCGCCAGATAAGAGAAGAAACTGTAGATGGAATAAGCAGAATGAGAGTTTCACATGGAAGGCGATAACATGTTAAATGCGATCTATATCATATGGCTTAGAGAAATTAAAAAATTTATTCGAGACCGGTCTAGATTAGTTTCTTCAATAGCTCAGCCACTGATTTGGCTTTTACTATTTGGAACAGGATTAGGTGCTGCATTCGGAAAAGTTGGGGATTTACAGTATATACAGTTTATGTTTCCAGGGATATTAGTAATGACAATTCTATTTTCATCGATGTTTTCTGCAATCTCTATTATATGGGATCGTCAGTTTGGATTTCTAAAAGAAATGCTTGTAGCACCAATTAGCAGGACATCAATTGCTATTGGAAAGTCAATCGGTGGTGCTTCAAGGAGCACTATACAAGGTTTGATAATTCTGATTTTCTCACCAATTCTTGGAATAAAATTGACTTTGACTAAATTTTTAATGATAGCACCGCTGATGTTCTTCATAGCATTTACTATATCGGGCCTTGGGATTATCATCGCTGCAAGAATGGAATCATTTGAAGGATTTAATTTAATAATTAACTTCATTATAATGCCAATGTTTCTTTTAAGTGGAGCAATTTTTCCAATATCTAATCTGCCTTCTTGGCTATCCGTGATAGTTAATATCAACCCACTTTCTTATGGAGTAGACATAATGAGGTGGGTAATGACTGGAGTCACAGAAAGGGGCGCGTTTTTAGATTTGACGGTTCTTATGCTAGTCTCAGTTATCTCTACAACAGTCTCAGTGTATCTTTTCTCAAAAGGAAAATAAATTTATAATTTATTTTTTGCTATTTCTATAGATTTCATTACTAACTTCAATGTGCTTTCTAAATCATTTAAATCTACTATTTCGACAGTTGAATGGATATATTTTGAGGGAATTGAAATTACTGCAGTTGGTATCCCATCTTTTGTTATATGTACAGCCGCCCCATCTGTACTTCCACTTGAAATATGGGTTTGGTATTGTACCCCGGATTCATTTGCCGCTTCTAACAAGATTTCTTTTACCTTTTCACTCAATATGAAGCCTCTGTCCATGAGATCTATAGATGGGCCTTTTCCAAGGCTGATTGTAACTTTATCTGATTCAGTTTTAGGTATTGGCCCTCCGACAGTTGAGTCAATTATAATCGCAAAATCAATATCAATCCCATAAGCAGCTGTTTTAGCCCCCCTTAACCCAACTTCTTCTTGAGTTGTAAATACTCCATACAATGAATAATCGGGATTTTTAATTTTTTTCAAGATTTCAATTAGAACTGTACACCCTGCTCTATTGTCAAAAGATTTGCAACTTACAATGTTCTCTTTTCCAAGTTTTGCAAATGAGATGTCCCTAGTAACTGAATCCCCCGGTTTTATACCAAGTTTTTCGACTTCTTCTTTTGTGTTTAATCCAAGATCTATCCTTAAATCTTCTACTTTTAATGCCCTATCTTTTTCTTCCTGGGGCGTTATGTGGGGAGGTTTTATTCCTATTACTCCAATAAAGTCGCCCTTTGAAGAATGGATTATGACCCTTTGAGAGCCAAGGCTTCTTGGATCAAATCCGCCTATTGTTTCAAAAGAGATAAATCCTTTATCGTCAATATATTTCACCATAAAACCTATTTCATCCATGTGGGCTGCAATCATGACTTTAAACTTGTCTGAACCTTTCTTAATCGTGATTAAATTTCCCATTGAATCTTCTTTTATCTCATCAACATAGTCTTTTACTTCATTATTAATTATCTTCTTTATTTTACTTTCATGACCTGAAACACCCGGTGCTTCTGATAGTTTCTTCAATAACTCTTTCAAATTTCTCACCTATGGAAGTTTCTTTATTGCTTTAGATATAAAAATATCCTTACCTCTAGATATAGCATTTACATTAAAGATATAAAAGGTATATTATTATTTTGTTCATGTCTGATATTGATATTATTAAATTCATTGAGAGCAAGAAGAACTTTATTGAAAAAACTATAGAGAGATATGTCCCTAAGGAAATGGGACTTAATAACTTTAAATCAAAATCGAGATATGAAGTTGATTTTAAAGCTTTGAATTATGGCATATCCCAACCCCTCTGGGAATTTCTTAGTTATGGGGGAAAAAGGTGGAGGCCTGTTCTTTTCCTTTTAATATCTGAAGCACTTGGCGCAGATATGAAGAAGATAAGTGATTTTTTAGTTATACCTGAAATTGCACATAATGGAACAATAATTATCGATGATATCGAGGATGGTGCAGATTTAAGGAGAGGAAAACCTGCACTTCACAAAGTGTACGGAGAGGATATAGCGATTAACTGTGGCAATGCAATGTATTTCTTACCCCTTCAAGTTGTCGACGAACACAAAGGAAAGATAGAAATTGATATACTTCAGAGGGTCTATTCTATTTATCTAGAAGAAATGAGAAATCTTCACTATGGACAAGCTTTGGATATAACATGGCACAAAGGATTACTGAAAAAAGAGCCAAAAGTTGGAGAATATCTCCAAATGACTGCGTTTAAGACTGGTACACTAGCTAGAATGGCGGCCAGGATGGCTGTAGCTTTATCAGAAAAAGATGAAGAAACTGAGGATAGATTTGGAAGATTTGCAGAAAGCATTGGGATTGCATTCCAAATTCAAGATGATCTGTTAGATTTAACTACAACTGAAAAAGAAAGAGAGGCTTTTGGTAAATCATATGGCAATGATATAAGCGAGGGCAAAAGAAGTCTTGCGGTAATTTATTCTTTGCTATCTTTAGAAAAAACAAAAAGGGATAGATTAGTCAAAATTTTGAATTCACACACCAAAGAAAAGAAAATTATTGAAGAGGCTATTAATTTAATCAAAGAAACAGGATCTATTGAGATATCTAGAGAAACTGCAAATAAAATCGTTCTTGAATCTTGGAAAGAAATAGAAAGGGATCTCGAAGAAAGTGAAGCCAAACTCTACTTAAAGGCTTTCTCTGAGTTTCTAATAAAAAGAAAGATTTAATTAGCCATATATATGGCCTAATTTTTCATATTTTCTTTTATCGTATTCTCTCCTTACTTCTTCAGGTAAACTTGCAGATATTTGCTTTAGTGAAGCAATGAACTGTTCTTTTGTAACTATTTTAGAATTTATATCCTCTCTTAATGCAGTCATTGCGGCTTCCCTACAAATGGCTTCTATATCGGCACCAGAATAATCTTCAGTAAGTTTTGCAAGTTCATCCAGGTTTACATCTTTATCTAATGGCATTTTCTTTGTGTGGATTTCAAATATCTTTCTTCTGGCCTTGATATCAGGTGCGTGAACTAATATAATTTTATCAAATCTACCTGGCCTCAATAATCCAGGGTCTACCATATCGGGCCTATTTGTAGCACCTATTACAACTACTTGGCTCAGCTCTTCTAATCCATCGAGCTCTGTTAAAAGTTGATTCACTAGCCTTTCAGAAACTCTTGTTCCTTCTTCCCCACCCCTTCTTGGGGCAATTGCATCTATTTCATCAAAAAAGATGACTGTTGGGGCTGCTTGTCTTGCCTTTCTAAATATCTCCCTCAAAGCTTTCTCACTTTCCCCAACCCACTTACTTAGGATTTCCGGCCCCTTTATGGAAATAAAGTTGGCTTCAGATTCTCCTGCAACAGCTTTTGCCAATAATGTTTTTCCGCAACCTGGGGGTCCGTAAAGAAAAATTCCTTTAGGGGGTCTTATGCCCATCC is a window from the Methanofastidiosum sp. genome containing:
- a CDS encoding ATP-binding cassette domain-containing protein, which codes for MSIIEIKDLSRKFGDKIAVDNISFEVSEGEIFGFLGPNGAGKTTTISILCTLLEPTSGYAKISGYNVANDRDNVRHSIGIVFQDPSLDGDLTGEENLRFHGMAYNVPKDTREQRMIDLLEMVDLYEKKDELTKNYSGGMKRRLEIARGLLHHPKVLFLDEPTIGLDPQTRNKIWEHIRELQEKKGITIFLTTHYMEEAENCNRIAIIDRGKIIALDTPDNLKKSLKGDLITLKTSDNEGAKEAIQTCFSIHPEIKDDTIYLYAENGENFVPKLFRALRNYEITSINVRKPTLNDVFLKLTGRQIREETVDGISRMRVSHGRR
- a CDS encoding ABC transporter permease is translated as MLNAIYIIWLREIKKFIRDRSRLVSSIAQPLIWLLLFGTGLGAAFGKVGDLQYIQFMFPGILVMTILFSSMFSAISIIWDRQFGFLKEMLVAPISRTSIAIGKSIGGASRSTIQGLIILIFSPILGIKLTLTKFLMIAPLMFFIAFTISGLGIIIAARMESFEGFNLIINFIIMPMFLLSGAIFPISNLPSWLSVIVNINPLSYGVDIMRWVMTGVTERGAFLDLTVLMLVSVISTTVSVYLFSKGK
- a CDS encoding M42 family metallopeptidase, with protein sequence MKELLKKLSEAPGVSGHESKIKKIINNEVKDYVDEIKEDSMGNLITIKKGSDKFKVMIAAHMDEIGFMVKYIDDKGFISFETIGGFDPRSLGSQRVIIHSSKGDFIGVIGIKPPHITPQEEKDRALKVEDLRIDLGLNTKEEVEKLGIKPGDSVTRDISFAKLGKENIVSCKSFDNRAGCTVLIEILKKIKNPDYSLYGVFTTQEEVGLRGAKTAAYGIDIDFAIIIDSTVGGPIPKTESDKVTISLGKGPSIDLMDRGFILSEKVKEILLEAANESGVQYQTHISSGSTDGAAVHITKDGIPTAVISIPSKYIHSTVEIVDLNDLESTLKLVMKSIEIAKNKL
- a CDS encoding polyprenyl synthetase family protein; translated protein: MSDIDIIKFIESKKNFIEKTIERYVPKEMGLNNFKSKSRYEVDFKALNYGISQPLWEFLSYGGKRWRPVLFLLISEALGADMKKISDFLVIPEIAHNGTIIIDDIEDGADLRRGKPALHKVYGEDIAINCGNAMYFLPLQVVDEHKGKIEIDILQRVYSIYLEEMRNLHYGQALDITWHKGLLKKEPKVGEYLQMTAFKTGTLARMAARMAVALSEKDEETEDRFGRFAESIGIAFQIQDDLLDLTTTEKEREAFGKSYGNDISEGKRSLAVIYSLLSLEKTKRDRLVKILNSHTKEKKIIEEAINLIKETGSIEISRETANKIVLESWKEIERDLEESEAKLYLKAFSEFLIKRKI